One Natronolimnobius sp. AArcel1 DNA window includes the following coding sequences:
- a CDS encoding universal stress protein gives MASVLVLLLNDTPDQKLLETANQHISGTDMSAVVCRLIDESQYQSELPQNARSGNELSSIDELEADATETAEAVVASTFDDDSAVTAHGIVGHIPDAILEFAAEHECEHIFVTGRKRSPVGKALFGDVAQHVLLEFDGPVTVTTVDE, from the coding sequence ATGGCCTCGGTACTCGTACTCCTACTGAACGACACGCCTGATCAAAAACTACTCGAGACAGCGAATCAACACATATCTGGCACCGACATGTCTGCTGTCGTCTGCCGACTCATCGATGAGAGCCAGTATCAGAGCGAACTTCCGCAAAATGCCCGCTCAGGAAACGAACTCTCGAGCATTGACGAACTCGAAGCCGATGCGACCGAGACGGCTGAAGCCGTCGTGGCATCGACGTTCGACGACGACAGTGCAGTCACAGCCCATGGAATCGTTGGTCACATCCCAGATGCAATTCTCGAGTTCGCGGCCGAACACGAGTGTGAACACATCTTTGTGACCGGCCGTAAGCGATCACCGGTTGGGAAGGCGCTCTTCGGAGACGTTGCACAGCACGTTCTTCTCGAGTTTGATGGACCAGTAACAGTAACGACCGTCGACGAGTAA
- a CDS encoding TRAP transporter large permease: protein MELALIALLFLGTLLVLYAFGVPVAVAMGATVLTVMVSPFGPDLNPSLLSNQLLFGLNSFTMLAIPFYLVLGRLMNRSGMTEDIFDFANAVVGHIRGGIGYVNVTASMIFSGMSGLALADAAGLGRIEYSAMREYDYDKDVALGITGSSAIIGPIIPPSVPIIIYGVLAEESISDLFLAGIVPGLLIGAVLLGMVGIVAVRRGYGGTGTFEIMNVLRTFSGAFAALVIPVLIVGGILSGLFTATEAGAITVVYVLIVGTVWGDLTTTAVLEEIRDATVETFALTFIIAVAAAYGLVALELRLPMLMADAITGVTENPTMVLLLLVLLFLLVGTFMETIAAISILVPVLMPVIDMVGIDPIHFGIVMILTLMIGLLTPPLGVILFVLEKVTDATFEEVMYAVIPWYIPLFLVLILVIFVPELATYIPYEYGQ, encoded by the coding sequence ATGGAACTGGCACTAATTGCGCTGTTGTTCCTCGGGACGTTGCTCGTGTTGTATGCCTTCGGCGTTCCAGTAGCGGTCGCAATGGGGGCAACGGTCCTCACCGTCATGGTTTCGCCGTTTGGTCCGGATCTAAACCCCTCACTGCTGAGCAATCAGCTCCTGTTTGGGTTGAACTCCTTTACGATGCTGGCGATTCCGTTCTATCTCGTTCTCGGTCGGTTGATGAACCGGAGCGGGATGACAGAGGATATTTTCGACTTCGCCAATGCTGTTGTTGGTCATATCAGAGGTGGCATCGGTTACGTCAACGTGACAGCATCGATGATCTTCTCCGGGATGTCTGGACTTGCGCTCGCTGACGCTGCAGGCCTTGGCCGCATCGAGTACTCGGCCATGCGCGAGTACGACTACGATAAGGACGTTGCACTCGGGATTACCGGGAGTTCGGCCATCATTGGCCCGATTATTCCGCCGAGCGTTCCTATCATCATCTACGGCGTTCTCGCCGAAGAATCGATCAGTGATCTATTCCTCGCGGGAATTGTCCCCGGATTGCTGATTGGCGCTGTATTGCTTGGAATGGTCGGAATCGTCGCCGTGCGCCGTGGGTACGGTGGTACCGGGACATTCGAGATTATGAACGTCCTGCGAACCTTCTCCGGTGCGTTTGCCGCGCTGGTAATTCCGGTGCTGATCGTTGGCGGAATCCTCTCCGGACTGTTCACCGCAACTGAGGCCGGCGCAATCACCGTTGTCTACGTGCTGATTGTTGGCACTGTCTGGGGCGACCTTACGACCACCGCAGTCCTCGAGGAGATCCGTGATGCGACAGTCGAGACCTTTGCGTTGACGTTCATTATCGCCGTTGCCGCGGCATACGGACTTGTCGCACTCGAACTCCGTCTGCCGATGCTGATGGCGGATGCAATCACGGGCGTAACGGAGAACCCCACGATGGTTCTGCTCTTGCTCGTCCTTCTGTTCCTGCTCGTTGGAACGTTCATGGAAACCATCGCTGCGATTTCGATTCTCGTTCCCGTCCTGATGCCCGTTATCGACATGGTCGGCATCGACCCGATCCACTTTGGGATCGTTATGATCCTGACGCTCATGATCGGCCTGCTGACGCCGCCGCTGGGGGTGATCCTGTTCGTCCTCGAGAAGGTGACTGATGCGACGTTCGAGGAAGTCATGTACGCGGTTATTCCGTGGTACATCCCGCTGTTCCTCGTGCTCATCCTGGTCATCTTCGTCCCTGAACTGGCGACGTACATCCCGTACGAATACGGCCAGTAA
- a CDS encoding TRAP transporter substrate-binding protein: protein MDDDNGGEDATLASSFEEGHVLVDAAEDFAEQVEDETDGAVSIEVIPGGSYGAEDEIAEQVQEGVIEMHSGGGVPYEMFASEYYFFDNPFVLEDLDHLRDIEDSEEFEPAQETLIDEGNQRHVGSFIFRGLRHFTANQAVTEPDDLDGVDLRLPELDPWVTIWEEIGASATSVALDELYSALEQGVADASEGDIAQISSHNLQEVQDYLSLTGHQVQAGGLYVNDDFFEGLDEAHQDAILEIAEEASLDASDRAEDEEDDLIAELEDDGMEVVDDVDQDAFADLAEPAVEDLFDSTWEGSWDDWQNL from the coding sequence ATGGACGACGACAACGGCGGCGAAGACGCAACGTTAGCGAGTTCGTTCGAAGAGGGACACGTACTCGTCGACGCTGCCGAAGACTTCGCTGAACAGGTTGAAGACGAGACGGATGGCGCTGTTTCGATCGAAGTGATCCCCGGCGGATCCTACGGGGCAGAGGATGAAATCGCCGAACAGGTTCAAGAAGGCGTCATCGAAATGCACTCCGGTGGCGGCGTCCCATACGAGATGTTCGCGTCTGAGTACTACTTCTTTGACAACCCATTCGTCCTCGAGGATCTGGATCACCTTCGCGATATCGAAGACAGCGAAGAGTTCGAACCCGCCCAAGAGACGTTGATTGACGAAGGAAATCAGCGCCACGTCGGCTCGTTCATCTTCCGCGGTCTCCGCCACTTCACGGCAAATCAGGCAGTCACCGAACCTGATGATCTCGACGGAGTCGACCTGCGCCTTCCTGAACTCGATCCATGGGTGACGATCTGGGAAGAGATCGGTGCATCCGCAACGTCTGTTGCACTCGATGAACTCTACAGTGCGCTCGAGCAGGGTGTTGCAGATGCCTCCGAGGGTGACATCGCGCAGATCAGTTCACACAATCTGCAGGAAGTCCAGGACTATCTCAGCCTGACTGGGCACCAGGTCCAAGCGGGTGGTCTGTATGTTAACGACGATTTCTTCGAGGGTCTCGACGAGGCACACCAGGATGCAATCCTCGAGATTGCCGAAGAGGCGTCGTTGGATGCCAGCGATCGGGCGGAAGATGAAGAGGATGACTTGATTGCAGAACTCGAAGACGACGGTATGGAAGTTGTCGACGATGTCGATCAGGATGCGTTTGCTGATCTGGCTGAGCCGGCTGTCGAAGACCTGTTCGACTCTACATGGGAAGGCTCCTGGGACGACTGGCAGAACCTCTGA
- a CDS encoding TRAP transporter small permease: MEVDQSLDISQESLFDRVVLFLAAGMFTLMIVLATMQVLIRTLNLPITAQWTEPAARFTLIVATFFGAAVASRNREHIRMTFVLNKLEEKRPDVRQVFDLISSVVVVVFVVFALSGTVPAIVNNWNSNLGGVGFVTSGLLYLGISVGLACMLIYESQVLYNEHLQKRFTRSSEESE; this comes from the coding sequence ATGGAGGTCGACCAGTCACTAGACATCTCACAGGAGTCCCTCTTCGATCGGGTCGTCCTGTTCCTTGCGGCCGGCATGTTCACGCTGATGATCGTGCTGGCAACGATGCAAGTACTGATTCGAACCCTGAACCTACCGATTACCGCCCAGTGGACTGAACCAGCAGCGCGATTTACACTGATCGTTGCAACGTTCTTCGGCGCAGCTGTGGCGTCACGGAACCGCGAGCACATTCGAATGACGTTCGTCCTTAACAAACTCGAGGAGAAGCGCCCGGACGTGAGGCAGGTGTTTGACCTGATTAGTTCGGTCGTCGTTGTTGTTTTCGTTGTGTTCGCACTCTCAGGGACAGTCCCCGCAATAGTCAACAACTGGAACTCGAATCTTGGCGGTGTTGGCTTCGTCACCAGTGGGCTGTTGTACCTTGGAATTTCGGTGGGCCTTGCGTGTATGCTCATCTACGAGTCACAGGTACTGTACAACGAACACCTTCAGAAACGGTTCACCCGTTCAAGTGAGGAGAGTGAGTGA